Within Corvus moneduloides isolate bCorMon1 chromosome 23, bCorMon1.pri, whole genome shotgun sequence, the genomic segment CTGATAACCTCCAGCAGATTGCCACCTACACACACACGATGAATCAAAGCTGCTCCTGGAAATCCTTAAATGCCTGGCTCTGTACAGACCTTGGTGCAGGCCTTTAGGAGGCCTGAAAactccccagccctgagctgtggcaCTCTGGTGAGGTTTCTCTGGGGGTGGGTTGCTCCTGGAACGTGCTTTGGGATCAGCGTGCCAGGCTCCTCATTGGGGGCAGTGGGATGATCTGTTAACGTGGCACGAGGGAATCTCCCTCATGTTTGTGTCTGTCCTCAGGCTGAGATGGTCCATGCAGGCTTGATGAGCGAGAGGGCTCTTCTGGTGGTGGCATCTCAGCAtcagcagccagcagaggtGAGTGGGGTAAATCAGCAATCAGAAACCTCTGTCCTCGGGGTCGGGGGTGGCTGTGAGTGTAGGGGGAACCTGGGCTGTCACAGCTGGGCCAAAAGAGGAACTAGAGGAGGACTGGGGACACTTGCTGAAGGCATGAAcagctctgggtgctcccaAACTGGGCAGAGTCCTGGATGTTGGTTCTGAGAGCTGCAGAACTGGCATTTTCCAGTTGTTACAGCAACAAGTGTTGTGGAGCTGTCAGAGCAGCCTGGGGGTGTCAGCTCGCAGCCTCTGTCTCGAGTTTCACctggcaccagctctgctcaATCAGTGCTCCCTGAGAACCTGCAGACAGGATCCTGTCGGAGCCAGGAGCCACCCTGGCATTTGTGTAGCTCGTGCTTCTCATTATGTGATGCTCAGAGACTTTCAGGCATCAGACTCCTCCAGGAGCAGAACAGACACTTGTCTCTGCTTGTCTCTGCTCAATGGCCTCTGAATAATCGCTGGGCTTTTAGGATTGATTTGTCCTTAGCAGGTAATTTAACACTTTaccctgggctgctgcttctcagcaggATGTGTGGCTGAGAATCTGATCCTGAATGCATTGGCTTTTCCCTGCTGAGAACTGTTTTTCCTGAGCAACGGGATCCcaccttgcttttctttgcagttaTTATCTCACTCAGTCATGGCTTCTACTGTTACATTGTGGGAGCTGGATTTCTGTGCTCCTTTCCTATTCACTGCTAAATAGATCTGCatcttttcccccaaaatcaGCGTTGGAGGGTTGTTCTGTCCCACCAGGCTTGCTGGgatgcagctctgtgcagcctcTAGCCTGAGAATCTGCTTCTAAATCCCACGGACACGTTATTTAAATAAAGGATTATGAACAAAGAACAGCCTTAATCTAGGGTAGCTCTTTGTGCAGGTTGTCTGGCAGGAGTCTAATTCTGGAGCAGCcagtttaaaatgcaaaatgtgtGAACTCTCAGTGCTTGTGGTGGAGAATTTCCCCATCCTGTGACTGAAatgtgctgctgggctgcagttTCTGAAAGTGTGGCCTGGCCAGCGGTGCTTGGGACCTCTCCGTTTTCATCTAAACAGAGGAAAGGGCAGcaaaaggagaagctgaggcTTTGAAAAGCAAGTTTTGCCCAAATttgtccctctctgctgccaccagcaggAGACTTTCCGACgctaaaagaaggaaaagttgCCTAAGAGGCGTCTCTGGAAACATGGATCTGGCTCTTCACTGTGCTCTGACCCCAGAGCACTTCTGGCACTTCCAGTCAGCATTCCAAGGGAACAGCACACAGGAACAAATTTTTACCATCCCAATACTAAAGGATTGACTTGAGAAATGACTGGAATCCTGAAGTCTGGCTTGATGGGGGTGACCTTTGAACTCGCTGTGACTCTGATTGTGGGGCAGGCTGTAGGTGCCAGACCTGCCCAGCACCCCTTTCTGTGAGGCTGGGGGAAAGATTTAACAAACTGTCCTGGAACAAAAGAACCCAGGAAAGGCAAATGCTATTTCTGTCCTCGTTACTAACAAGCTTTGTCAGTGTCTCCTGGATTGAACATGAGTCACAGTTCTTGGCGTTCTCCCACAGCACCAATCTGATGGGAGCAATGACTTCagccctggaggagctgggctgtgggaccAAGCTGGGCTTGGAGAGGGCCAGgcctgggcaggagctgtggcagtcACTTGGGCCAGTTAGAATCTTGTTGCGAGCGACCATCACCTCAGCTGTGCAGCCATTCCAGAGCCGTGCTAATTAATCTCCTTAATtggtgctgtccctgtgtgttGTTGTGCAGAATGCGTTCTCAGAGCTGCTCAAACCCATCTCGGAGCAGATCCAGGCCGTGCAGAATTTCAGGGAGAAGAACCGTGGCAGCAAACTGTTCAATCACTTGTCAGCAGTCAGCGAGagcatcccagccctgggctgggtggCCATGGTAAGGGCTCCAGTGGGGAGGGGTTTTCCTTGGGCTAGTGGGGAGAGTCCTGGTGGGCTGTTTGGTGCCAGTGTGCTCTTTCTGCTCTAGGCCCCAAAGCCTGGTCCCTACGTGAAGGAAATGACTGATGCTGCCATGTTTTACACCAACCGGATCCTCAAGGAGTACAAGGATGTGTAAGTTCACCTTTATCTTAGGGATGTTGTTGAACTTGGCCAGCTGGgtgtgcaggggctgctccagcacctgcccactgctgctttccttggCCTTTAACTCCTCCTCCTTTGATCTCCGTGTGTCCTCAGAGATAAAAAGCAAGTGGACTGGGTGAAAGCTTATCTGAGCATCTGGACAGAGCTGCAGGCCTACATCAAAGAGTACCACACCACAGGGCTGACCTGGAGCAAAACAGTGAGTGCTGGctccagcagggagctgcagggtgagCCTGGCGGGGTCACCACTGCACAAAAGGAGCTCCTTCGAGtgcctttcctcttccctgctcttccaGGGTCCTGTAGCCACAGAAGGGGCTAAAGCACCACCTGCCCCCCCGGCTGGGGTTGCAcccccacctccagggcctccccctcctcctgcccccgTGAGCTCCAGCACAGACGACTCAGCCTCGCGCTCCGCGCTCTTCGCCCAGATCAACCGGGGAGAAGGGATCACCTCGGGTACgtggaggggcacagggagggagggagctgctctgctgctggtccttgctgtgctgctggtccttgttttcctgctgtccctCAATGCACCTGCTTAGGAAATACATAAAAACCCATCTGGTCCCAGTCCGGGGCTGGCCGCCGGGGCAGCGCTTTCCCAGGACAAAGCACATTTGGGGGAGAATTCTCACCCTCTTCTGGCAAATGTAACACGCCATGAACCTCTAGCTGGAATGGAGGCTGAGCCCTTTGCTTGCCTCTGTGTCTCTGGCACAAAAAGTGCGATTTTGCAGCTGTTGTTTGCGCAGaactttccccttttttgtgtTACCTGGGGAGCACATCAGGACAGGAGGTGCTGGGCTCAGGgcttcttccagctgcagaatgGAAGAGCTGGCACACTCTGGTTCTGTGGTTCACGTGGTGTTCTTGTCAATATTGCACCAGCATTTCctgcttcctccttcccttcctgtcaCTCACACTTGGGCTCAACTTACAAAGAGGGagtttatttgtgttttgtaaCCACTGATGTTTGGTGTTTGTGGAGCTGCACTCCTGGAGGGGAGCTGGGTCTCAGGTTTGCCCTTTCTTGCAGGCTTAAGGCACGTCTCAGATGACATGAAAACCCACAAGAATCCAGCCCTGAAGAACCAAGGGGGCCCCGTGAGAAGCGGCCCCAAACCTTTCACTGCTCCCAAACCAGCCTGTAATGCTAATCCCTCCCCAAAGGCACCTCCATTGCTAGAACTGGAAGGCAAAAAGTGGAGAGTGGTGagtgcctggtgctggcaggagtGGTTGGAGGGGTGGGAgctttggagcagggaaggaggctCTTCTGGAGACCTTTCTCCTAAGAGGCAGCAGCCTGAAGGCAcctgtttgcttttaaaggGATTTGAGTGGATTCATTGCTCTgcattcagaaaatgaaatgtgtttccCCTGCCTTTTCAGGAAAACCAGGAGAATGCCACTAACCTGGTCATCAGTGACACAGAGTTGAAGCAGGTAGCATATATTTTCAAGTGCACAAACAGCACACTCCAAATCAAAGGCAAGATCAACTCCATCACCCTCGGTGAGTGGGGAAAACCCTGCAAGCTGCTTCTGCCTGCTGGTGCGTGAGCAGGAGCTGAAGCCTCCAAAATCTTTGTGCCCtgatctgcttttctttgcagataACTGCAAGAAGCTGGGTCTGGTGTTTGATGATGTGGTGGGCATTGTAGAGATCATCAACAGCAGGGATGTTAAAGTTCAGGTGAGTTCCTGTTCTCACTGCTGG encodes:
- the CAP1 gene encoding adenylyl cyclase-associated protein 1 produces the protein MERLVERLEKAVERLETVCQGSGRCGEASAKGVAQYVQAFDALLAGPVAEYIKISKEVGGDVQKHAEMVHAGLMSERALLVVASQHQQPAENAFSELLKPISEQIQAVQNFREKNRGSKLFNHLSAVSESIPALGWVAMAPKPGPYVKEMTDAAMFYTNRILKEYKDVDKKQVDWVKAYLSIWTELQAYIKEYHTTGLTWSKTGPVATEGAKAPPAPPAGVAPPPPGPPPPPAPVSSSTDDSASRSALFAQINRGEGITSGLRHVSDDMKTHKNPALKNQGGPVRSGPKPFTAPKPACNANPSPKAPPLLELEGKKWRVENQENATNLVISDTELKQVAYIFKCTNSTLQIKGKINSITLDNCKKLGLVFDDVVGIVEIINSRDVKVQVMGKVPTISINKTDGCHVYLSKNSLDCEIVSAKSSEMNVLIPTEGGDFTEFPVPEQFKTVWNGQKLVTTVTEIAG